The Cucurbita pepo subsp. pepo cultivar mu-cu-16 chromosome LG05, ASM280686v2, whole genome shotgun sequence nucleotide sequence CGTTATGCATTTAAATATAGGGTGTGGAACTAGCACTGCACCATTAAGAAAGATAACGTGAATAAGCCCAAACGAAAGTAATTGCATCCCACGAATATTATAATAAGGTtcataaaagtatttaaatgaaaagaaaataaaaattattctcttttttaataagttaacatgtcatattgtggaaaataaatattttaacatctataataataaaaatatataattttggaCATCTagcgtttgtagtccaacggttaggataattgccttccaagcaatagacccgggttcgaCTCCCGGCAAACGCAACCGGAACTTATTTTGGAGTTTTGGTATGTGGGCCTTTCTTAATGGGCTTAGCTTACATCTGACAAGTAGATATACTTTTATCATGTTGCGGCCCAGCCCATAAGTTGCGGGGAAGAAAACaggaaaaaccctaatttatcAGTCGATGGCCTATAAACTCACAATTCGACCTCTTTTTTCCAAGGTATCGTTTCCTCCATACTTGGCTTTCATTTCTCCAGTTCCAAGTTTCCTCTGAAAACCGTAGATTTTTGTGCATTTTTCTCCACCTTTCAGTTCTAATtctcatattattattattattttctttttttatgttctCTGTTTGTGCATCCTCTTGAATTTGGTTGAGTTGTGGAGTCGGTTCTCGacttgtttggattttttttttttatttttttttttttttttttgagttgcgtgttcgattctaTAGGCTTATGATGATATTTCCAATAATCTTAGCGGATTTCAGTGAGATTTTACTATCAATGATCTGACTGTTACACACACTGAAAGCCTACTTTACTTGATTTTGTCAGATTTGTTCAAATGTATTGTTCTGTTTTCTGATCGACGATTCGTTTTTGTATTCTCGTACGTATAGTTGTTTTAGCGGATGATGAACCTTTCATATGGCTGAATTCTTTGTGTTTTGTTAGAATTTCTGATTTGATTCGATtacaaaaaatttgtattcaaCTTCTTCATACTTAAATTTTGATCGTTATCGGATTGAAGATCTTCACCTTCTAACTTCTTCATATTTAATTCTTGTCATATTTAGCATTTGAAAATCTATTCGCAATGATGATATCCTTGAGGCTTGTTTCTCAGAAACATTCGCAGTGGCCGCCTGAGAGCTTTCGCCTTCGCCAGGCTTGAGAGCTAATGCTGCTTTATCCTTCCTTGGATGTCTGAGTCTCTTGTGAACATATTAAGATAGCTGTTGTTTTCGTTTGTTCGATCATATTCttcatttgaaaattgtgGCAACAATGATGATATCTGTAAGGCTTGTTTCTCAAAACATTCGCAGTGGCCGTCTAAGAGCTTTCGCCTTCGCCGGGCTTGAGAGCTAATGCTGCTCTATCCTTCCTTGGATGTCTGAGTCCTTTTAATCATCTTCTCCTTACCAAATTACCATTCATAATtatcaaaaatataatttataaacgttggattaatttaattagtgtTCATtcatcattaaaatattaaattattaaaatataattaattgatttaaatttacaaTAGACAAATGAAGATCAAACGTATGCTAGTGATGGTTTATCGGctattggttaattttataattaatttattttgaattaattatttataatggaaatttatataaatttattaagacTATTTAGttgagaataattattaaaatgtcctatttttaataatgtaatgtaattattaatcattcaaaagatcaaatttattatatttattatcaaatcaatatttaattaaaatttaattaattaatgttttattaataatttaatattatttgatgatAGACTtgtgaaaatattaatgtttatATGATAACTTGTAAAAATAGacttaatttaatcaaatattttttaacaacaataataataaataaatttaaataatttagaaatcaattatttaaaataaaaataaaaacaattcaaaggttttaaaatttaaacagaAATAATGCAACAATcccataatttatttttttaaatatgaaaattgttatgttttttgtttttaatgaaaaaaaggaactaaaataataaatatgttataTGCAAGAATATTAAGggtatttaaatattaaaaataaaattgagaaaaacatAATCATTATTGGTCATTTGATacactaaaataaaattgaagtaaaaaatataaatatacaatttatattaaacttttatatttatttaatttaagaaaagaatataacaaatgaaaaataaaataattataaagccCATTTTCAAAGGCCCAGCCCACTTTTTTCCTTGAGAAAGACAAAACTCGCCCCAtaatgcttcttcttcttcatgacTCTTCACCGTTTTCAGCAGTTCGGTGTCGCCGTCGTGGTTTCTTCAGCCTCTGCCGCTACCGCAGCCTCCTCGCAGCCGTTTTATTGACTCCATTGTTGTAACAGGTATTATTCCAATTTCCATCTATGTGGAATAGCATTTGACACTAAGAAAAAACTACATCTCTCATGAAAATCCTTACCGATATTCATGCTATCTTCGCTGAGTTTGAATTCATTCTCCTAGCCTAATCCCTGCTCGACCTCGTTGTTGCTTAAAGATTTTCTTGAACTATTATCTTTGTCGTAGAGTCTTGATTGGCTGTTGGGCTCTTCGTTGGGGTTTACAATTCTTACAATTCTTCGTCTTCGTTAGAGGCTGaaattgacatgtttttttatatgaaagaTCAAAGATGCTACATAAAATATAGATATAGGTATAATTTGTAGAAGTTATCTATTTCTAGAAATTTCTCTCCTTACACCCGAAACTTTGCTGAAGAATATTATAGGACTACGGATTTCGTCGTTAATCACAGAGAAGGAAGTAGCTAGGGATTTCTTTCAACAGCAATTGTTCTTTGGAATCGTAATTTCAGTTATCTTCGGTCGTTGTTGTAAGTTCCCTATCCGATGCATTCTGtaattttacttctttttgtaattaatttcaatcggGGTGCATTTTTGTAACCTCCAAGTAGGGATTATAGATCTATGAGAATTTTGTTTCCTGTTCATGAAGGAgtctttaattttcattgtGATCGAGTCTGTTGTGTGTTTTCAGTGATGACAGTGATTGAGAATTGACGATATTAGgttaaatggaagaatctgaGAAACGGAGGGAGCGACTGAGAGCAATGCGAATGGAAGCTTCGCAGGCTGATGTCGCCAATTATGTCGAAACTTCTCTGCCTAATCATCTTTCAAATCCATTGGTTGAGTCCTCAGCTAACATGCTAGGGCAATCAGAACCATGTACCGCCCCAAGATTTGATTATTACACAAACCCTATGGCTGCATTTTCTTCTAGCAAGAAGAGAGGGAATCAGACTGTGTCTCATGATTATGTTCCTTCCCACCTCAATAGTTCTCCAGATGTTTATGTTCCTTCCCACCTCAATAGTTCTCCAGATGTTTATGTTCCATCAAATTTTCCAggtaattttatgttttcttaaataatttgtggatggaaaaaaataaaggatcaTGTAATGGGAATAGGATATCGAGCTACTTGTTTGATGGTGGATGCTTCATTATAAAAGGGTCCAATTACGAATACATGGGTCAAAAATGGCCTAATGTGCCGGGTTATTATGTTCCCCTCCATAGAAAAATGTTACAAAGAAGCTTTCAAATCAATACAGACATGTAATCTATAAACAAAATCTAGTAGAAGGTGCTCCCAACTTGAGGTTGTAAAATGAACTTAGGGTCACAAAAAACTGTCGATTCTTTCTAGTTTGAACCTTTTGAGAGCTTCTGAATATAGAGATGGCTGTAGGGAGATGTTATTAGGAATATGAAATCCTTCTGGTTATGAACAAAGAGCCTGCATCATGGAGCAGTGCAGAAACAAACCAGAGTCTCAAGAATAGCTTGTGTATCCTCTCTACTACTGTGATTAAAACCAAATTCTTTCAAAATCCATGAAACAAACGGGACATTTATAACTTTACTTGCCTGGCTCCTcacacaaaaaggaaaaaaaaatccacaaGCTATTTGTTTCAATAGAACTCTCCATAACCTTTTTAAGAGGAAAGGAGAGATTTCTGCGTGTTGGAGAAAATTCCAACTAGGAAAAGGTGGCTTGCCATCATTCATGTCAGGCTTTCCCATATAAAACACTTTGTCGCTTTCTTAATCCGAGCCACTATGGGAGGGATTCTAAGAGAAACATAGTAAGAATCAATTATAAAAGCTAGTCATATacttttgagaaaattaattaataaagttagtctttcttccttttatggTTCTTATTTGGTTTGATGAGCATGAATGTTAAATGTCTAGAGTATTAAGGATATACAATTAGATGTGTTTCTATTAGTGGTTCGGATTTAAATGTATGTTTGTTTTGCAAGCTTTTGATGGGGGAGGTAAATGTATACATTTAACATAAATGCTACATAGCACTCTTTTGTGCAAGGTATACTTCTGtagtttgatttttgtttccaaTTCAAACTTTCTAATTCCTCCCCATGGTTGGATGCCATGCAATCGTGAAAGCAGTATTTTCTAAATGATAAAAGACATGAGTTTTGTAATATTTCACATCTATCCTATTAGTATTTGctaatattttacattaaaGTTTATGTGATGTTACTGGGAGAATTGGGAAGTATCTCATATGGCGATCAgctataaaaaattttaatgcttgttgtggtttattttatttctcatcaTGAGTATGTTCTTTCAGCATTTTGTAGTTAGGGAATCACTTTTCTCCTCCAAATCTAGATATAATATTGTGTTGTAGGAATGAGAAACCCTGAAATGTCTCCCTCTGCGCCTCATCAATTCCATCAACATTCACCTGACCAGAGATTCTATGCACGAGGTTATAGTGGATCTGGTGGCCATGGTAGCCCAGCAATGCCCAGGCCTTTTCCTATGGATCAAAGAAGTCCTAATATGTGGGGTGGACCTAGAAGCCCATATGTCAACCACTTTCCCGGCCCTCCCCCAAGGGGGATGAACTCCCCCAGAGGCCCTTTTGTCAACCAATTCCCTAGCCAGCTACCAAGGGATATGATCTCACCCAGCTTTGTCTCTGGACCAAGAGGTAATTCTTACCCCAATCAAACGCAAGACATGGTTAATCACCTCAGTCCAAGTCCTAGTCCTGGGTATCAAGGCAGTTCTAGTCCTGGTGGAGGCAGCCATGGTCATCGTGGCAATATGACTCCTAGTCCAAGATTTGGCTCGGGACGAGGTTTTGGTTCTCATGGTCGTCGTTTTTCATCAGACGAATCATCTAGACCAGAACAGTTTTACAATCCATCCATGCTTGAAGATCCCTGGAAGGTTCTGCAACCTGGTATTTGGAGGCCAGTTGCTCCATTGAGAAGTTCTGCCAACACTTCAGAATCTTggatttcaaaattcaatacGAAAAAAGCAAGAGTTTCAGATGCTTCTTCTGGCAGGTCAAGCTCTCAACCCAGCCTCGCCGAGTATCTCGCTGCTTCCTTCAACGAAGCAGCCAACAACACACCAGGTGAGTAAAACTGTAAGTCTGAAACTAGGGATTCTCAAAATCCCAGCCTAATTTTTCTCCATACGCTGGTTTAATATGGTAATATTTAAGGTAAATCTGTAGAGTGACAGTTATATCTCTCCATGTTAGTTTGTGAGTTCTATGACCTATTTTCTGTTAGCTATATGTTTTGTGGACCGTGTTTGACTGATGGATATGATTTAGCTATGCTCgtctttataaagaatttaGTAGGATTATGTTCCAAATAATATTGCTCtgtttcatcatcttcttaATGTGGAACGTATCTGctgaatttgatattttgagTAAATGGTGAAAGTTGGGAACTAACCACAAGAGGAGGAGCAAAATATGCAGGGTTAGTCTGCTTTTCCACAATCCAACATcagatttagatttttttaaaataacttatGTTACGGAGCTTACAAATGGAGTGCCTTTTCGACTCTCTCAAAATAGAATCTATTCTAAACATATATTATGTCGGGAGTAAGACAAGTCACAAATatctacattttttatttttagattcttATTTTAGACTTATTGTCAATAGTAAGTAGCAACCAAAATTTTGTATCCATTTTTCATGATATTATGCATGGGTTAGATATATCATGAAGAATTTTTTTCGTCATGGGTTAGATATATCATGAAGAATTTTTTCGAAAAATATTGTCTTCCACGGTGGAACCtgatctttgaaattttgagtatGTGTTTACATAACCTTTTTGTGTCCAAAGATATGATTCATTATAATGAATCACCATTAATATCAAAACAGTATGTGTTTACATAACCTTTTTGTGTCCAAAGATATGATTCATTATAATGAATCACCATTAATATCAAAACATGGTAGATTGTCAAATGTTCGAGAGTTCTtctattcaataattttcctctttcttggAGTATATCTTATTCTTACacaatatattcttttttttttttttttttttttttttaataggatCTTTTTCTCTACAGAATAATAATCCAAATCCTTCCCTAAGAACCATACTAATCTGAGATGATATTTCGGCNTATCAAATCTTTGATGATTACAAATGTGAGCGGTTAACGTGTAGCCTAAATGAATAGGTTGACATAAATCTCTATAAAAATACATAGAAAATATTGGAATATATTCATTGCTCTACATTTGTTAAaagttcttcaaatctttgatGATTACAAATGTGAGCGGTTAACGTGTAGCCTAAATGAATAGGTTGACATAAATCTCTATAAAAATACATAGAAAATATTGGAATATATTCATTGCTCTACATTTGTTAAaagttcttcaaatctttgatGATTACAAATGTGAGCGGTTAACGTGTAGCCTAAATGAATAGGTTGACATAAATCTCTATAAAAATACATAGAAAATATTGGAATATATTCATTGCTCTACATTTGTTAAaagttcttcaaatctttgatGATTACAAATGTGAGCGGTTAACGTGTAGCCTAAATGAATAGGTTGACATAAATCTCTATAAAAATACATAGAAAATATTGGAATATATTCATTGCTCTACATTTGTTAAaagttcttcaaatctttgatGATTACAAATGTGAGCGGTTAACGTGTAGCCTAAATGAATAGGTTGACATAAATCTCTATAAAAATACATAGAAAATATTGGAATATATTCATTGCTCTACATTTGTTAAAAGTTCTTTACCctcttctttaaaaaaaaaaaaaaaacaatctaaaTAATTACCATTATACTTTGCAATCAAATCAATTTGAATTCAAGAATTGCACTTCAGAAATACAAACGCTTCACTTTAGTTCTACGAGCtacattattttcaaaaagttaGACAttcaacataaaataaattaaaaaactaaaatttaaggtacatgaaaattaaatttaaattttaattacttaaaattattttttaaacttaaaatgaaattgaataaattcaaaatgtgAAATTTTAGGATTACATAAAGGACCTAcacaatgaaaagaaatccctaaataaaaaatggttaaaaagaaaaaaaaaaagagataatgcgtttgccgggagtcgaacccgggtctattgcttggaaggcaattatcctaaccgttggactacaaacgctATTTGTCTAAGgtagtaaattttttaaaatataaacttaataTAAGGTTATTGTATACTTTCATTTTAACATGCTCACCTTGGTGATCTAAGTACGAGGGCTACCTTCAATAGACGCATATTCACTCCTATTTAGTGCATTCATGCAAAGACAAACGTAGGAGTCCCGAGCATTCTTGGTCACTAATGCATCacaaaacatatattttactGTCCTATCTTTCTTCATCGTGCAGTGCTAGCTCCGCACCCTATACTTAAATAGATGACGTCTTCATTAGACATCTTGAAACTTATAAAATAGCAGTTTGAGAAAACAGAGAAGTAACCCGTGATGTTTTGAAGAATAATCTTTCAACGTTTTCATCTACAAAGATGTATTAGTATTTAACCGTATAGGTGAATTGCATCTTAAACTCAAGTCTGTTTGAGCAGAATCGCGTAAACACATTCAAGAGGAATACAACTAAACGATAATATGATCGTGCCTGGGCTACTCCAAGTGCATTATACCTTGCTCTATGATGTGGCTTAACGGCTTACCGTTCACAACCTACCTTcaataatactaaaaaaaatatcaacgtaataaattaaaatcctTGTTATAAAATTTGGTTCGGGTTATATAGtgcaataaaaaataaagtaagtCACTCCGGCCActcaatttattaattaaacttaatttatagattttattgaaattagtgattatttaagttaaaattagtgagtaaattaaattattaatatatgttgggaaattgaaaatttccaaataataataataattattattattataaaaagacagaaatctaaaaaaacaaaaagagagctatttatgcaaaaatatttgaaggtAAAATCCTCAGTTTTCTGGgaatgggtaaaaaaaaaacctcagCACTTTGAGAAGTAACTCGAGCGGGAGCACTAGAGAAAGCGCATGGTTCGCCTCCTCGAACACAGCCTTCAGTGATGGCGGACTTATGCTGAAGTCGGATCTAAGATTCTGGCTGCCGATCGTCAGCTAAATGCAATCATAAAGCTTCTTCGTCATTCAACGCCTGGTAatgctgtttttttttcacctgttttgttcttcattttctgaaAAGAATGTTATTTTGACAAACGTCTCGCGAGTTTCTATCAAGAACTGCATTATTTGCGATGCGATGGAGGACCTGGATTGGTTAATTTAAAGCTGAATGTTAGGGTTTTAAGTTTGTTTGTATGTATGTTTGCTGAGAAATCGACATTGTACGATTGTTTTGATGCGAGGGCATCTTGGATTGACTTAGTTAATTAGCTTTTTTTGTGAAGCGTACTTTCGAATCTGATTGCTTACTTTTGAAGCAGTTTTTACCTTTACTGTGTAAGAAAATGCCCTACAGTTAGTTATTTGTATATTCTTGATCTATTTGCTAGGTTGATCAGATATTGGcattattactatatttgcGTTCCAGAAAAATTGGATTTCCAAATGACAttcatattgtttttaatGCTATCTGCATAgcaaaataaagtaaaaatcggtagtttttttttttttttttttttttgNNNNNNNNNNNNNNNNNNNNNNNNNNNNNNNNNNNNNNNNNNNNNNNNNNNNNNNNNNNNNNNNNNNNNNNNNNNNNNNNNNNNNNNNNNNNNNNNNNNNNNNNNNNNNNNNNNNNNNNNNNNNNNNNNNNNNNNNNNNNNNNNNNttttttttttttttttttttttgctgtgcttataatttgagaaaattcctgctatttctttcactctgtcttggatttttttttagcctCTGGTTGGTGTTTTCTTCCTGTATTTACTGTTTCTGAGTGTAATTTTGGTCTTTCCTGTTCTATGTAGGATTTTTATTGCTTGAATTAGAATTTGGTATCTGGTCCAGCATTATCTATCCTTGCTAGACTTCAATACTGGAGGAGTGCATTTTGGACACTAAATTGGATGGATCTGACATGGCTGAGTGCCATTGTAGTTGGGGCCGGCTGCCTTGTTTTGGGATACTGTATTGGTTCGAAGTATCCTCCTCGCATCTTTATCAAAGCCAAATTAGCCAAAAGCAACGAATCCAGCAGAAGTGGGAAGAAGGGTAAGGCTAAAGAGCCACTGGAGGTCGAAAACTTGGCTGACATTCTCGAGGACTTCAAGATGGTCTGTCTCTGAGTCCCTGTCtatttctgtttctctctgaTGATTCTAAGgcgttctctctctctttcactcAAAAAATGCAATAACACTTCATGCATCTCTGCAGGTTTTAGTCGTGAGAAATGATTTGAAaatgggaaaaggaaaaattgctGCTCAATGCAGGTACATTTTTACCACCTTGTGGTTTCTCTTTCATTCCCTGATGTTTTGAATGCTAACAATCATAGAAATCTTGAATTTTACTGCTGCTTGCATAATGTACATGCCCGAGTAGCTTTTTGTTAAAACTAGTCCCAAGAATTGGGCATATAGTGTTTAGGAGTTTAGGTTAACAATGCACTGCACACCTGATATAGTAAACTTCCCAAAATGCCTATAACAAATTTTACTAGAATAATGACTATAATAACACGAGAGGCCTTGGATAATAGTAGTTTTGAAGTAGAAGTTGAAATAATGCAAAATTTTGGATGATAATattgctcttttttttttttttttttttttttttttNAATTATTGATGCATGGAATCTACATAACTTCAGCAATCTTGTAATGCTCTCTCATCTCTCCCTTCACTCCCTCCCTCCTTCTACCATCCTGCCTAATCCAAATTTGTCTCCCTATGATCTAGCCATTGCTTCAGGGTGGTGGTTCGTAGTTGTAAGGTTCTTGATTTGTTCTTTTGTATTGGTCTAGAAGAGGATTCTATTTTGATGGAAGAGGAGGCTTTTCACCAAGtccttcctctttctttatcACATTTGAGGTTGGCTCGAAATTTCCTTAGTTTAATTATTGCATTAGCCAATCCATAAATTCTTCCTCAAGCTTGGTCGCCATGATTCTAGGGCTTTTCGTTTGGGGCATCTTCGTATGTCATCAGGATGGTTTATGAGAATTGTTGTTTGGCCGTCATCAGGGGGTAGAAATTCATTCATGTGCCAATGggatttttgaaaatggatTGGCCTTCTTTTTTGGGAAATGTTAAGTGATTTTCTTAAGCCATTCCTGTTTGAGATGTTTCCAAGTACCCACTCATTCCAAATGAACCATAGGAAGCCctaataaagtaaaattacTTGGTGAGGAAGTATAATAATCTTCCCTAGAGTAAAAGATCTTCATGAAGTTTGCAGATTCCATTTTGCATCTTTTCCGAGATCAGTGACAACTTGATAGGCGTCAACAATGCTggatttgcaaagctagaggtccttctaggaTCTTTGCGAACTTTCACAAGTAAAACTAACTTAGCaatgattccaaccaagagcggGTTAGAAGGATGAAATACTCTTAGATCGAatttggaatctatgatggtcacttcTAGATCTCTAACCGACTCACTCCGGAATTAGcgatcaagactaatctaatgaatcggtttaacttcaaacctaaagcaaggtttgaaaaaagaaaactcactCCGGAATTAGcgatcaagactaatctaatgaatcggtttaacttcaaacctaaagcaaggtttgaaaaaagaaaaataacatcaAAAGGGTTTCCAAGAAAACACAATGTTTTtgtataaaaagaaaaataacatcaAAAGGGTTTCCAAGAAAACACAATGTTTTTGTATTCCACCATGATCAATATTAGATGCCTCTAAATAGGCCATAAAGATAATCCAAACATCATGATAGTTCATCTATCAACCATCAATTACCaataaaagttattaaataaaaattaaagaaaataagacatgACATAAATAGTTAGTTCaactacaaaacaaaaagtcTTCAAATCACTCCCCAATGTCAAGGGGTGTGTATTGAcactccattattttattgatttgatatactaatattataaagattttttagtCCAAAATTTTTTCAACTTGTACATTAGCTTTCAAGATGTAATGAAAAGGCCTTGCTCCTCCGGGTACATGTGGGTACATGCAAAGGATCAATGGTTAGATTCATATCATCCCCTATtctttaaaaggatttgtCCTCAAATCTACTCctgttctttccttttctttaatgAATTACATAAAGAAATGTAATTTCATAAGGACATGCATTATCAAGAAGGGAATGAACACCTTGATTCGAGGTCAAATCTTTTTAAAGAGACACTAATCCCTAATCCTTTACATGTACCCGAAGTAGCGATTACAAGAAGTAGGgtaaagaagattcaagaggcctTTACATTACATTTTA carries:
- the LOC111795468 gene encoding protein SICKLE, producing MEESEKRRERLRAMRMEASQADVANYVETSLPNHLSNPLVESSANMLGQSEPCTAPRFDYYTNPMAAFSSSKKRGNQTVSHDYVPSHLNSSPDVYVPSHLNSSPDVYVPSNFPGMRNPEMSPSAPHQFHQHSPDQRFYARGYSGSGGHGSPAMPRPFPMDQRSPNMWGGPRSPYVNHFPGPPPRGMNSPRGPFVNQFPSQLPRDMISPSFVSGPRGNSYPNQTQDMVNHLSPSPSPGYQGSSSPGGGSHGHRGNMTPSPRFGSGRGFGSHGRRFSSDESSRPEQFYNPSMLEDPWKVLQPGIWRPVAPLRSSANTSESWISKFNTKKARVSDASSGRSSSQPSLAEYLAASFNEAANNTPGE